In Acinetobacter pittii, one genomic interval encodes:
- a CDS encoding crotonase/enoyl-CoA hydratase family protein: MALLRIEKNNGIATVYLNRPDKRNAMSFALLKELVSTAKAIKKDRDIRCVILTGEAQVFSAGIDLSDLNNPKNSAFAIWELVKPGQSLFQKAFLIWQNLPVPVIAALEGYCFGAGMQLALAADIRISHPDTKMSIMESRWGLVPDMGLTRSLKGLIGVDLAKELTLTARVFDGNYAKEIGLVTHLSDAPLEKANEIAAEMLQRSPDALTAAKRVLDAMEHQPEKSLRLEKIWQLKLLLGKNSKLARKKDKHPEVNFLPRQYK, from the coding sequence ATGGCACTCTTACGTATTGAAAAGAATAATGGCATTGCAACGGTATATTTAAACCGTCCTGACAAACGCAATGCCATGAGTTTTGCCTTATTAAAAGAACTTGTTTCAACAGCAAAAGCCATTAAAAAGGACCGTGATATTCGCTGTGTGATTTTGACAGGTGAAGCACAAGTTTTTAGCGCCGGAATTGATTTATCCGACCTAAACAATCCAAAAAATTCTGCTTTTGCCATTTGGGAGCTTGTAAAACCAGGCCAAAGCCTATTTCAAAAAGCATTTCTTATTTGGCAAAATTTACCTGTACCTGTGATTGCGGCACTAGAAGGATACTGTTTTGGCGCAGGCATGCAACTTGCCTTAGCAGCCGACATTCGGATTTCTCACCCTGACACTAAAATGTCGATTATGGAAAGTCGTTGGGGCTTAGTTCCAGATATGGGACTTACTCGTTCATTGAAAGGTTTAATTGGCGTTGACCTTGCAAAAGAACTCACCTTAACCGCTCGTGTTTTCGATGGAAATTATGCAAAAGAAATTGGTCTTGTCACTCATTTAAGCGACGCTCCACTAGAGAAAGCAAATGAAATTGCAGCTGAAATGTTACAGCGCTCACCAGATGCGCTCACTGCGGCAAAACGTGTACTTGATGCGATGGAGCACCAACCAGAAAAATCATTACGTTTAGAAAAAATCTGGCAACTTAAATTATTACTTGGTAAAAATAGCAAGCTTGCTCGTAAAAAAGACAAACATCCGGAAGTTAATTTTTTACCACGCCAATATAAATAA